A genomic region of Catalinimonas niigatensis contains the following coding sequences:
- a CDS encoding ABC transporter permease — protein sequence MLKNYLIIAYRNLLKNKVFSLINILGLAIGMAACLLVLQYVNFELSYDNFHDKSKRMYRAALYQYKEGTLDVKSALTFPTIGRELQENFPETVASFVRMHHQSGVFSRTDTDQAEYFDEERVYYVDNSFFEVFSFPLLMGNVKQALTNPNAVVITRSAAEKYFGEDWREVNPIGKTLRERSRSGGTDLSITGVADNPPGNSHLKFDFLISYTTMYAWQSVGADYRYDTEESWYWDEVYTYLVLKAGQDPQQLEEAFAPIVNQRTRTRDEQGFTFRTVLQPLKEIHLHSALMDEMEVGGNIRTVYILFIVAVCILIIAWVNFVNLSVIKAIERGKEMGLRKVLGAKRIQLVKQHLLESALLNGLGILVAFTLFQLSLPYFEHFVGITMDHTSLTQGIGIVVTGVLLVAGTILSSLYPAAVLSAFHPARVLRGKLTHSRQGSQLRQGLVVFQFAAATVFIIIVFVVSQQLSFMRNYELGVNIDQKLVIEAPMFANSVEEARANALAYKTALKRHSSVQHATLSRNVPATEIRGNNYVRQLGKPEEAKFYHVMGVDYDYMATFGLQLVAGRFFDEAQPLSNAKIVQNNENAPDFGTNDHSVMVNETAINKLGFSSAEEAIDQQIFVFGGVKQIVGVVKDYHHKSLKSSFEPIIFYLQPSDWEFITLDITLADGSSVQVDEIITYAKQQWEQIYPDEPFHYFFLDDLFNQQYQADQRFHLLFNLFSGLIIFISCMGLFGLSSYSTIQKTKEIGVRKVLGASVQSIVALLSREFIRLVLLSSILALPFAYWAAQHWLKNYALRIDVSWWLLLSPIAIVLFIALLTISFQTIKAALANPVDALKYE from the coding sequence ATGCTCAAAAATTACCTGATCATTGCTTACCGCAACCTGTTGAAAAACAAAGTCTTTAGCCTGATCAATATCCTGGGTCTGGCAATAGGCATGGCTGCTTGTCTGCTGGTTCTGCAGTATGTAAACTTTGAATTGAGCTATGATAATTTTCATGACAAGAGTAAGCGGATGTATCGGGCGGCTCTCTATCAATATAAAGAGGGAACTCTGGATGTTAAATCAGCCCTGACTTTTCCTACCATTGGCAGAGAACTCCAGGAGAATTTTCCTGAAACAGTAGCGTCTTTTGTAAGAATGCATCATCAATCGGGTGTTTTCTCCAGAACTGACACCGATCAAGCTGAATATTTTGATGAAGAAAGGGTGTATTATGTGGATAATTCATTCTTTGAGGTATTTTCCTTCCCTTTGTTGATGGGAAATGTTAAACAAGCTTTAACCAATCCCAATGCAGTAGTAATCACTCGCTCCGCAGCCGAAAAGTATTTCGGAGAAGACTGGCGTGAAGTAAATCCGATCGGGAAAACCCTGCGAGAAAGGTCTCGCTCTGGAGGGACCGACTTATCTATTACTGGCGTGGCTGACAATCCTCCCGGAAATTCACATCTCAAATTTGACTTTCTGATATCCTATACCACAATGTATGCCTGGCAAAGTGTAGGTGCTGATTATCGATACGATACGGAAGAGAGCTGGTACTGGGATGAAGTGTATACTTATCTGGTACTAAAAGCGGGGCAAGACCCTCAACAATTAGAAGAAGCGTTCGCTCCAATCGTAAACCAGCGTACCCGCACACGGGACGAACAAGGATTTACCTTCCGTACGGTGTTGCAACCCCTAAAAGAAATTCATTTACACTCTGCACTGATGGATGAAATGGAAGTAGGAGGAAATATCCGAACCGTCTACATATTATTTATCGTTGCAGTATGCATCTTGATTATAGCCTGGGTTAACTTCGTCAATCTTTCCGTGATCAAGGCTATTGAGCGAGGGAAGGAAATGGGCTTACGAAAAGTGTTAGGAGCGAAAAGAATTCAGTTGGTAAAACAACATCTACTAGAGTCGGCTCTTCTAAATGGTCTAGGGATATTGGTGGCATTTACACTATTTCAACTGAGTCTCCCTTACTTTGAGCATTTTGTCGGCATCACAATGGATCATACCTCGCTTACTCAAGGGATAGGCATAGTGGTAACAGGCGTACTGCTCGTAGCCGGTACCATTCTGAGTAGTTTGTATCCGGCAGCAGTACTTTCGGCCTTCCATCCGGCTAGGGTACTTAGAGGAAAGCTAACACATTCGCGACAAGGAAGTCAATTAAGACAAGGGCTGGTAGTCTTCCAGTTTGCTGCAGCCACGGTGTTTATCATCATCGTTTTTGTCGTGAGTCAGCAGCTATCTTTCATGAGGAATTACGAATTAGGTGTCAACATTGATCAAAAACTTGTCATTGAGGCCCCTATGTTTGCTAACAGTGTAGAAGAGGCACGGGCCAATGCCTTAGCCTACAAAACAGCACTAAAAAGACATAGCTCTGTACAACATGCTACCTTGTCCCGCAATGTACCCGCTACCGAAATAAGAGGCAACAATTATGTCCGGCAGCTAGGTAAACCCGAAGAAGCTAAGTTTTATCATGTGATGGGAGTAGACTACGATTACATGGCTACGTTTGGCTTACAACTGGTAGCCGGAAGATTCTTTGACGAAGCTCAGCCCTTAAGCAACGCGAAGATCGTCCAAAACAATGAAAATGCTCCAGACTTCGGTACTAACGATCATTCGGTCATGGTGAATGAAACTGCAATCAATAAGTTAGGCTTTTCATCAGCAGAAGAAGCCATTGATCAACAGATATTCGTATTCGGGGGAGTGAAACAGATCGTTGGAGTAGTCAAAGACTATCACCACAAATCACTAAAAAGTAGCTTTGAACCTATCATCTTCTATTTACAGCCTTCCGATTGGGAATTCATTACACTAGACATAACCCTAGCGGATGGTTCTTCAGTACAGGTTGACGAAATCATTACTTATGCCAAACAGCAATGGGAACAAATCTACCCGGATGAACCTTTTCACTATTTCTTTTTAGACGATCTGTTTAACCAGCAATACCAGGCTGACCAACGGTTTCATCTACTGTTCAATCTATTTTCCGGACTGATCATCTTTATTTCCTGTATGGGCTTGTTTGGGCTATCCTCATACTCGACTATACAAAAGACCAAGGAGATAGGAGTTCGTAAAGTATTGGGGGCTTCCGTGCAAAGCATTGTAGCCTTACTCTCCAGAGAATTTATCCGGCTCGTACTCTTGTCAAGTATTTTAGCCTTGCCATTCGCTTATTGGGCCGCTCAGCATTGGCTAAAGAACTATGCCTTACGCATTGACGTCAGTTGGTGGCTACTACTGTCTCCCATTGCTATTGTGTTGTTCATTGCCCTGCTTACCATCAGTTTCCAAACGATCAAAGCAGCCCTGGCCAATCCTGTGGACGCTTTAAAGTATGAATAA